Genomic segment of Aureibacillus halotolerans:
CGACCGGATGTGCTTAGTCCAAAAGTAAAATCGTTAAACTACTTGAACAACGTGCTTGTTAAGATCGAAGCCAACTTGGCTAACGCTGGTGAAGCTTTGATGCTTAATGATCAAGGGTATGTCGCAGAAGCATCAGCGGACAACATCTTTATTGTCCAAAAAGGCGAACTCGTCACACCACCAGGGTATTTAGGTGCACTGGAAGGCATTACACGTGATGCGCTCATCCAATATGCGCAGGACGCTGGGTATCAGGTCAAGGAAGAACCATTCACAAGGCATGATGTTTATGTCGCTGATGAAGTGTTTCTCACTGGAACCGCCGCTGAAGTCATCGCCGTTGTAAAAGTTGATGGTCGAGTCATTGGTGATGGGACACCTGGTGCATACACAAAAGACTTATTGCGTATATTTAGAGAGAAGGTTCGTACAGACGGTCATCTCTATATAAAATGAAATCAAGTTTAACCATATAAAGCAAAAGCAGTGAGAAGGAGTAGTAACAGATAAGCCTATTCTACAGAGAACCAACGTAAGCTGAGAGTTGGTGACTAGGCCCTGTGAACTCACCTTTGAGTGTTCTGCTCAACTAGGCAGAACCGGGATGGAATACCCGTTACCAACTAGGCGAAAGCCATAAGGCGCATGTTACAGTGCGCGAATAAGGGTGGTACCGCGGAAAGAAAAACCTTTTCGCCCCTTGCTGACATGACACGTGTCGCAGGGGGTGAGAAGGTTTTTTTCTTTTCTCTTGCAAGACACATACGATGCAAACCGATGGCAACCCCATCGTTCTTTATACCAAACCTAAGAGGAGG
This window contains:
- the ilvE gene encoding branched-chain-amino-acid transaminase, coding for MAEQWVFIHDQLVPKEQAKISVFDHGFLYGDGVFEGIRAYHGNIFRLDEHLDRLYRSARSIMLEVPYSHEEMTKIITDTLLKNELKDGYIRVVVSRGVGDLGIDPFKCSQPQVIVIAQQLALYPKELYENGLEIVTVASRRNRPDVLSPKVKSLNYLNNVLVKIEANLANAGEALMLNDQGYVAEASADNIFIVQKGELVTPPGYLGALEGITRDALIQYAQDAGYQVKEEPFTRHDVYVADEVFLTGTAAEVIAVVKVDGRVIGDGTPGAYTKDLLRIFREKVRTDGHLYIK